The Oxobacter pfennigii genome has a window encoding:
- a CDS encoding GNAT family N-acetyltransferase, protein MEVKILEIFDDDYSLYAEVVSKSFLTVAREFNFTEENAPTNPAFIKPRHIMRMKEKGINMFGLFLDNICIGFVAVEKIDNECFCMERLSVLPEYRHKGYGNMLVNFIFDFVKKFGGKKITIGIVNDNEILKRWYIKKGFCQTGTKTFEHLPFEVGYMERTI, encoded by the coding sequence ATGGAGGTTAAAATTTTAGAAATTTTTGATGATGATTATTCATTATATGCTGAAGTTGTAAGCAAATCATTTTTAACCGTGGCACGGGAGTTTAATTTTACTGAGGAGAATGCACCGACAAATCCCGCATTTATAAAACCTAGGCATATTATGAGAATGAAAGAAAAAGGAATAAACATGTTTGGGCTTTTTTTGGACAATATATGCATTGGTTTTGTGGCTGTTGAAAAAATAGATAATGAATGTTTTTGCATGGAGAGATTGTCGGTACTTCCTGAATACAGACATAAAGGATATGGAAACATGCTGGTGAATTTTATTTTTGACTTTGTAAAAAAATTCGGAGGCAAAAAAATCACCATAGGAATTGTAAATGATAATGAAATCTTAAAGAGATGGTATATTAAGAAGGGCTTTTGTCAAACTGGTACAAAGACGTTCGAACATTTACCCTTTGAAGTAGGTTATATGGAAAGGACAATATAA
- a CDS encoding N-acetyltransferase, with the protein MVIVRKAKLSDVEQIHEIVNYYAEKGMMLSRARSMLYEHIRDFVVAEEDGEILGTGALHVLWIDLAELRTLAVKENLLSKGIGSKIVDFILEEAKELGIPKVFTLTYQPGFFEKHGFNVIQKESMPHKVWTDCINCPKFPNCNEVCLEKIIDL; encoded by the coding sequence ATTGTGATTGTTCGTAAGGCCAAACTTTCCGATGTGGAACAAATACACGAAATAGTGAATTATTATGCAGAAAAAGGCATGATGCTATCACGTGCCCGCAGCATGTTATATGAACATATACGAGATTTTGTAGTTGCTGAGGAGGATGGAGAAATATTAGGAACGGGAGCTTTGCATGTGTTGTGGATTGATTTAGCAGAGCTTAGAACCCTGGCGGTTAAAGAGAATTTATTAAGCAAGGGAATAGGAAGCAAAATAGTTGATTTTATATTGGAGGAAGCAAAAGAGCTGGGAATCCCCAAGGTCTTCACTTTGACATATCAGCCGGGCTTTTTTGAAAAACATGGTTTTAATGTTATACAAAAAGAGTCCATGCCTCATAAGGTATGGACAGATTGTATAAATTGTCCCAAATTCCCAAACTGCAACGAAGTCTGCCTTGAAAAAATCATCGATTTATAA
- a CDS encoding ferritin family protein, which translates to MEEILKAIKDAIKAERQAQEHYQMLADKSEDLTVKGFFEQLVRDEEEHENLLRLRYESLSKAWNKI; encoded by the coding sequence ATGGAAGAAATATTAAAAGCAATTAAGGATGCTATTAAAGCCGAACGTCAGGCGCAGGAGCATTATCAAATGCTGGCAGACAAGTCGGAGGACCTAACGGTAAAAGGCTTTTTTGAACAACTGGTAAGAGATGAAGAAGAACATGAAAATTTACTGCGTTTGCGTTATGAGTCTCTTTCTAAGGCATGGAATAAAATATGA